AGACAGGACTTAGCCAGCTGTGATGGAAGAGAGCCGTAAAGTAACTTTGCTTCCGTCGTAGAAATAGAATCTCTTTCAAAACCGGCGCCGATAAAGCAAATTGTTCGAATAAGAACAGAAGGCGATGAAGCTAGACAGAATGTTGGAACATGCAATAGTGGAAGTGAAGAGTGAAAGtgcgagaagaagagcctgGCCAGCGTCTCAAGGCGATGCACAGGGATGGTCTCTGGGCcgtcaagctcaagaaggaagtCGGCTGGAAGTCGGAAGTTATCCGGGCAGACGAGTCCGTCATTTGTTCTCATACCGGTCCAGAGATCATTGTTGCCAGGTACGGTGTTTTCGCCAATGGGCGATGTCATATGGCTAGGGCTCCATGTCCAACTACTCATGTCAACCATGCTTTCGATGTCAACGAGTTGTGATAGAAAGTCAATTTCGCCAAAGGATGATGTGTCAAAGAATGAAAAGTCGACATTCTGCTCGAGCGGTGGCTGCGGTTCATTTTGCTGTGCGATCCCCTGTGGCGACGGGTTTGAACTGGCGATGCTGGGCGTCGTTTTCCTCGTTCGTTTCTTGCGGCCAGCTTTCACGCACGTTGACTTCTTCTGTTGACATCGCGAGCACGGAAAACCCTTCTTGTCGAGGTCGCATCGGACCTTGGACGTGGCGCAACTGACGCAGCTTCTGTTCATTTTTGTTGAGGGAAATGTGTGAGTTCGTGATATCGGGATTTCGGGCGCTGGAAGTATTAAGTAGAATTTCCCGATCAGAAAGTCCCGCAGCTTTAGTGTGTGCTGATGAAGTTTTAGCATGCTTACGGTGTATGTTTGTCAGATTTTAGAGGCATTGCAGCCAGCCAGATGTGACTGTCATTGGTCAGTCCCCAAGAGCATCGGGATTATTTTAGGAAATTCCGATAGCTGAAAGTCCCGAAACCCCGGAATCGCATCATCAAGCCAGGACAGGATTTATCACTGCTGGAAGCTTTAATATATGAACAGACGTAGTTGTCTACCTCTACTTACATCTTACTCCTCATGTCAGTCTCAGATCAACTATCACTCTTCCTACCCATACCAGCTCCTCAGCTTTATCATTGTTCATCGCTCAGGAAAGATGTCGAAGACTGCCTCCAACGAAAAGCCCAAGCAACTCTACCAAACATGGTTTGATAGATTCTGCTTGGTAACTCGGCGAGAAGACCCAACTACTCATTCCACTTGGCAAAAGCACGCAATCGTCGCCATAACAACTCTGTCTGCATTCACAGCACCATTTGCCTCATGCATTCTCTTCCCATCGTTTACAACTCTTGTCGACTACTTTCACACCACCGAAACAAAAGTCGCACTTACTACAActgtctttcttcttggcttggctaTTGCTCCGCTGTGGTGGAGTACCCTGAGCCAGCAGTATGGCCGTCGACCAGTTCTAGTCTCAAGCTTCCTCATCTCAACAGTTGCGGTGATTGTCTGCGCAGTCTCCAACTCGCTGCCTCTAATCATCGTCTTTCGACTTATCGAAGCAATGGGCTGCTCGTCTGCTCAAAGCGTTGGTGCCGGCGTCATAAGCGACATCTACATCTCGACCGAGCGTGGATCAGCTTTGGGCTGGTTTTACCTGGGAACACTTATTGGACCTTTGGTTGCACCCATCATTGGTGGCGCTTTGCAAGTCTGGCTTGGATGGCGTGCAAACTTGTACTTCATGGCCATTTTCACCTTCATCGCTGCCATGCTCACTCTGTTGGTTCTGCCCGAGACACTTGTCAACTCGTCTACTGAGCAGCCGAAGCTATGGCACCAGGTCCTCAAACGCGATGCCCTCGCACCACTCCCTAAACTGAAGTTTTTGATGGTTTCTTCCATTGCTCTGACTATTGCCTATGTGAGCATCTGCTTTGCAAGCCTGTACTGCTTCAACACGACACTTCCATACGCTTACGCTGCTGCACCTTACAACTTCTCAGCCATCGAAATTGGTCTTTGCTATATCAGCAATTGTCTCGGATACGCCATCGGAAGTGTCGTCGGAGGCAAACTGAGCGATGCCAAGTTGCGACAGTACCAGAAAACTCATGAGGGTGCCATCCGCCCCATCGAGAGGATCAAGACAGTTTGGTACGGCGTTGGCTTTATCCCCGCTGGATTGATCATCTACGGGTGGTTGATTGAGAAAAAGGTGTTTTGGATTGCTCCTCTTATCGGAGCTTTCTTGTTCGGCCTGGGTCTCATGCTTGTTACGGCAACGGTTATGCCTTTccttgttgatatcaagcCGGGAGTCGGTGCTTCAGTCGTCGCTGATCTCAACTTGGTCCGTAACATTCTTGCTGCCGTTGGCACTGTAGTGTCTCCAATCGCCACGGCAAGTATTGGCTTTGGGTGGTGGATGTCTATCTTGGCTTTGATCTGCTCTTTGGCAGTTGGCTGCATTGTCATCGTTGTGTGGAGAGAAGGAGCGGAACAGAACCCTACTGATGGGACGGTCGTGTGAAATTTAGACCAGAGATGAAGCAAAAGGAAGAAAGGCGAGTTCACGACTCCTTGTTTTCTTATGGTGTATTGCTGTTTTAAGAGTTCCATATACTTATAGAAGGGTTGCTCATGGAGCAATATATATTTACAATAGAGCATAGACTGTACTTCCAACTGACACCAAGTTTCAATTCCTCAAAACCTATCTAGTTGAACACCATATTGTCGCACTTAACAGGTTAGACTCCTAGAGGGCCGTAGACATtccaccatcgacaatcaAGTTCACTCCGTTGACATATTTACCGAGGCTGCTTCCAAGGAAGACAACCGCGTTAGCGATATCCTGCGCCTGTCCGACCTTCCCAAGAGGAATAGAGTCGATAAGACTCTTGAGGAACTCAGGGTTGGCCGTCATGATCTGCTGAAACTGGCTCAACTCCACGGTTCCATCCGGCTTGTCAACAGGAGGAGAATCGATGGTGCCAGGAACGATCGTGTTGATCCTGATACCCTTAGGTCCGAGCCATCGTCCAAAGTCCTTGGCCAAGGTGGCCTGGGCGCGCTTGAGCGTGGTGTATGGTCCTCGGATTGCTGGATGTCTAGCTTCGAAGCCAGCCAGAGAGCTGATCACGATAATTGAGCCTGTACCGTTGCACTTCTCAAGATGAGGCTCGGAAGCGTTGATAAGGTTCacgaggccaagaacatCGGCATGGAAGCTCTTTTCCCAGTCGTCAATGCTCGGGCTGACATACTTGGGACAAGCTATAGTATTGTCAGCAGGAATAATAACACGATTCGCCAAAGATAAATACCGTTAGCAACAACGAGGTCAATTCTTCCAAACTCTTTGGCTGAGGCTTCGACCCAGCCTTGGATCGAAGCGGCATTGGAAATGTCAACGCTGGTTCCAACAGCTCGTGCTCCGTCAGTGGCATCTTTGAAGTTTGCGAATTCATCGCCTCGGACATTGCGAGAGCAATAAGATACACTGACACCTTCACTCAGTAGAGTCTCGACGATGACCCTTCCAATGCCCTTAGTGCCGCCGGTGACGAGGGCATGGGCGCCAGTAAGTTGAGGAATGAAGCGAGACATGTTGGTGGTGGGCTGTTTGCTACTGTTTCTGTTTAGCCTTTTCCAAATATTCCATCTGAGAAGCATACCGTTTGGTTTTGCTATCTACGTATTGTTTTTGAACTGTGATGATGAACTTCTGTGTATACCATTTGGGCATACTTCTGGTGTCTTTTGTACTGGCGAACACTAGATGCTTAGAATCACTGAAGAACGCATTTCACAACTCATTCTGAACTCATTTTCCTTTTCTGGAAAGAGTGAGGCTTTCGCAATCCTCCATGCCACGAGTTTGGATTATCAATCAAATGGTTGAAGCCCAGAACTATGATCTTGTTTTCCCATTGAGGTTAGTTCAGCTCGCCGGTCCGATGTCACAGTTCAAGATCCCTACTACGTAGTAGTCTACCAATCAATCTCATTTTCCTAAAAGGGTATAAACTGGGCCCATCGCTTGACCTCGATCATTCGTCCCACTCAAGCCGTCGTCCATCTTCGTATGTCATCGTCGCGTATCCTGGACCATTCCCTCTCATTTTCCTCTTTCATATTTAGAGCGGTCAAACGAAATTTAGCTGCAAACATCCGCTCAGGGCCAGAAAAATAAGCATGGCACCATCCTTCACGTTTGTCAATGTTAGCAATGCCCCCGGTCTAGGGCCTAACGAGGCCAAGCAGATGAGAGGCCATATTACGAAGACGAATTTTGCCAAGAGAAGACAAAGATTAGGCAAGCCGAAGAACAAAGGAAACACCGCCTCACCTTCAAGTCCATCCTCTGCCTTGACCGCATTGGGCGAGCGGCAGTTGCGGCATGCACTCGAGCCGGTGGCTGACAGTTTGCTCGTCCGCATGATCGAGCCGACATACTCCCCCGTCGAATACTGTAAGTCGCTTGTTACTGTTTCTTGGAGGTAACGGCTCATCGGGATTGCAGTAATTTGCGAGTACCGCGCGTTAATCTTCCCAGCCGGCCTCGGCTCTCCCGGATCAAACCGAGAAGCAGACTGGATCGCCCTACTGCACTCTGAGCCAGCCCTGGTCGAAGCATCCATGGCCATAGCGATAAGACATTCACCCCGGCTCCAGAGGACTCAAGGTATTCGTGAGGCGTCTGTGCGCAAAGGAAGAGCTATCAAGATGATCAACGAACGGCTGAACACGCCCTTAGGATTGACCGACGGCGTGCTCAGCGCCGTCTTCACCTTGACCTTTGCAGAGGCAAGTAACAGTATTTAAGCACCACATAAATCTCTAACATATCGcacttcagcttcttgagagtGATGTCAAAGCGAGAGACGTCCACATCCAAGGTCTGGCCCAAATGATCAAAGTTAGACGTTCATTAGGGAATACGGCAATCCCATCATGGTTCGGTGATTTTATCCTATAGTATGTCTAACGGTATTCTGCACTCCCATGAGCATTCTTCTACTAACTGTTACCAGTGATTCAATTGGTCATACGATCCTTTCTGCCAGCTATTCCAATTTACCCCTCATCAACGCATTGAGAAATGAAGACGACCCTAAGCAAATGGACGTCGCAGCAATTCGATCCGATGCCAACGACTTGCGCCAATTAATAGATAATTACCACGCTTCCACAACACTAAAGCGAGATACAGCAGCTATCATTAGGTACGAGGTTCATCGCCTACAACTGAAAGTGGATACACTGCTGGGAAGCCAAGAACATTACATCCGCTCTCTGCATGATTCTTTACAGCTTTTTCTGTCACTATTATGGCCTATAGAGGAACGACGGTCGTTGGATATTAAGGCCGAGAACTTGAAGTATGCGCTGCTGCAGCCCCATATCAGGCTATGCTCCTCGATGCAGCTACTAGTCTGGCAGCTATTCGTTGGTGCAGCTGCTGCGGAACCCGCGAGTGAGGTTCGTTCATGGTATGTTATCAGATTACGAGAGGTTGTAAGCTCTATGAGAATAGGGGGACAGGACGTTGCAATGGAGACTCTGACAGCCGTTTTCGCACCTGATGCTCGCCTGCTGGAGAAGTTCAAGACGGTTTGGGATGAGGTCTCCTTTGGGCAACAAGCAGTTTAAATAGCGATAAGCCCCCTCTAAATATTACATTTTCCTTCAATAAGCTCGGTAACTACTGAAGACAGCAGGAAAAATAAACAGGAAATTGTCTCCGGGTGAATCCGCCTGGCAACTCCACTACAGCGTCACGTGGAGCTGTACCCAAATGAGTCAATAACCAATGAAGCGATttcatcaccaacttcgaTTTATCCGCATTTCGCCACTGACATCCACGATGGGCCCCGACTCAACCACTCAAGACCAGGCATCCCCTGCTCAGAAGACATCGGTCCCTACCACTCTCATATTCGATGGGCAGCAAATAACATTGGAGAATGAGCCGTCAATACCTCTTTACCGGCTTAGCCGCACCATAGCCTGCAAAGTTCAGAAGCATTGCAGCATAATATTCGAACAGATCGAGGTTGTCGAGACATCCCATCCAGATGGGAAAGGTTCAAGAATACGGCAGCGCCCTCATGATCTTTACTACCTTGTGAACTCGCTTCTCATGCTGCAACGTCGACACGATACGCCGGCGTGTTACCTCACCGCTCCATCGCCCAAAGCATTGGGCAATATTCAGGTCGAGGTCTATAATACTCCTTCGCAATGTCTGGGATTCAAAGCGATGCTCAACGCCGACAAATCAGCAGATGATGTTCAACTGTTTAAAGTCGATACCCAACAAATCTTGTTTGAGATGAGGCCGAAACTAAAAGGCGGTCCTTATCAGTGGATAGATGCAGATGGGCAGATTATTGCATATGAGCCAGGTCAGGAGGGCAATCACAAGCTCGTAATTGAAGTTCCATTGCAACAAGACATCAGGGATGCCCTGGTAGCACTATGGACGTTGAGAATCTGGTATGAGCATATCCACGGTCAATCAGAATGACAGTGAGGTCAGTAATATGTGAAAAGTTTGATTAGTCTCAACTCATGCATGTACAGGGTCATACAACTCGCCAACCTCCATACACACTTCATTCTAGTTCAGAAAAGCGCTTACTCAGAAGAACTGCTATGTGGACGCTGTCTGTCAGGTGAGACACGAACAGGCAGGCGACTTCCATAATGGTTGGGGGCAAATGAAATAGATAGGCATTTCTCATAAGTATCATACATAGAATTAGATTATACACCACCCGAGAACTAATATGCACGGCTCGATATTGGGGCTTCTACCGCTCAACATCTCCTGAACTGTGTACCTCAAACGCGACGGTCTTACTAATGCCGATCTGTTTCGTgtccatctcatcaagatcaaTATCCGAAGAAGGGTTTCTGTGGTCCCTGCGACTAATGATGCGCTCTTGTGAACTTGTCCTGTCACCGGTCGACTCTCCTCCCCGAACCTCAACAATGTTCTCGCCTTGCTGGGTTGTGAGGACAATATCGCCGCCACGGCCATTCGCGAACTGTCTATGTGGATAGCCACCAGGCTGGTGTCGGCTTTGGCCTGATGAGCCGTAAACTTGGTTGTGAAAAACGACCTTTGATGCTAAGATGTCGATGCTGAGCTTGTTAGCGTGGTGGATTGAAGTGAACAAGGTAAACCTACATCATCATTACTGGGAACATGCATTCCATACTGTACGCAAACCGATCAATCTGTGAAGCAAGATTCGTCGCACTTTGTTCAGCATTTTGGAAGGAATATGTGATAGCCCGTATGATGCCCAGTACTGCAAGAAGTGCCAGTCGGACCTCAGTACTCCGCATCAAGTATCTGAACAGACCAGCCTTGATAGCAGCGCTAAGTGACGTCGATTTCGCCGAGCTGAAGACtcggaggaggaagaaagaacTAAGGCATTCCAAGAGggcgatgaggatgaagtaTCCCATATGTAGATGGTTGATCAATGACTGATCAGTGTCGAGGGCGTTCATTATTCGTCGGGCTCGGACAGCTGCAATTACCACGCGAATACCGGAGACGGAGATGATCATGAACCAGAATCCGGTGGCGAAGATGATCCATTGGCGACCGCGTAAGACTCGACTTAGGATGATATAACTGTAGAACGAAAGGCCAGCCTCTTGAACCTGCGACAGCAATACATTAGCTCGAATCGAATATCATGAAGCACTCGGCAACGTACCAGCCACAGAACATCAGCGAACACGGAGGCTACAGCCTTGGTCGTAGTAGAGTTACCCTCTTCATAGAAAGCATAATAGCAAAGCCCGTTGGCTATAGCGCCAGCAGCAGACGTGACGATCGGAACGATAGAGACAGGACCAAAGCTCGTGATGCCAGCGACCATAAGACCAAACAAAACATTAGCTATCCCGATCGTGCTGAGGATCGACCAGCTCAGCTCGTAGTAAACAGGGTCGTCCATAGTGTATGTACGATCGTCGTCGTGTCGGAAGTAACCATGGTAAGTCGGGGAAACCTTGCAAACAAAGCAAAAGGAAAAAAACACGACACAAACGAGGGGCGGCTAAGCTTAATAGCGACTGTCACAATGGGCCTCTTTACCCCGTGGAGGGATTCCGGGGTAGACCGATCTGGAGTGTTGGTGATCACGTTAGCGAAGGGGGGTACCCCAGAGTGGACTGATTGATCCGTCCATTTTGGGGGAGCATTGGGGGGAAGTGACAATATAAGCTGAACTGTTTGTCTGCATGTTTCAGTTAATTGTGAGTGAGATATTTAATTGAGGATCCCTCCGCACTCAGCTGGTGGGACAACCTTCAGATCCGCAGAGgcgaagagaagaccagATGAAGATGCATCAGCAGGGAAGAGGCTGTTCTGGCAAGTTGCTGATTGAAGCGCTAGAAAGGCAGGGGAAACTAAGGCCGCTAACCAGAGGTGTTCAGCCACTGTTGGTTGCTATTTGCCAGCAGCTCACAACCAACACGAGAGTACGCGGATTTGCATTTCTCCACCGTTGTTATGTGCTGTGCCTCGCTGCGTGTGCGTTGCATCCTGCGCGTGGAAACCTTTTTCCCTTGTCTAGCCTGGAATCCTTCGTCTTTTTTTATCCCTGGCACTGGCTTTTGTTGGTCCGGAGTGAATGCTGACACCGGG
Above is a window of Fusarium oxysporum Fo47 chromosome XII, complete sequence DNA encoding:
- a CDS encoding major facilitator superfamily domain-containing protein; this translates as MNRRSCLPLLTSYSSCQSQINYHSSYPYQLLSFIIVHRSGKMSKTASNEKPKQLYQTWFDRFCLVTRREDPTTHSTWQKHAIVAITTLSAFTAPFASCILFPSFTTLVDYFHTTETKVALTTTVFLLGLAIAPLWWSTLSQQYGRRPVLVSSFLISTVAVIVCAVSNSLPLIIVFRLIEAMGCSSAQSVGAGVISDIYISTERGSALGWFYLGTLIGPLVAPIIGGALQVWLGWRANLYFMAIFTFIAAMLTLLVLPETLVNSSTEQPKLWHQVLKRDALAPLPKLKFLMVSSIALTIAYVSICFASLYCFNTTLPYAYAAAPYNFSAIEIGLCYISNCLGYAIGSVVGGKLSDAKLRQYQKTHEGAIRPIERIKTVWYGVGFIPAGLIIYGWLIEKKVFWIAPLIGAFLFGLGLMLVTATVMPFLVDIKPGVGASVVADLNLVRNILAAVGTVVSPIATASIGFGWWMSILALICSLAVGCIVIVVWREGAEQNPTDGTVV